One genomic region from Phragmites australis chromosome 1, lpPhrAust1.1, whole genome shotgun sequence encodes:
- the LOC133919346 gene encoding uncharacterized protein LOC133919346 isoform X1 has translation MASATLFLALQCVQCATLQVKQQQQKKSSNKWVCVVCNQRQSVLRVHARGYRAADLRRFVQDANMSRGRREFAPLAEAAAAAEEERDEIPRGERRMDWSEYLDSPREQRDGWGGVDGETDTGIEVTTELPQERPKIRPPKAQLGVAGKRPKPSTNPTLSKRQRIEQVPSPWSATTTAEAQRSKWSKYLDPIFSGERNGSESSEQHWTETDQYAATEVVVDEEVHPDFI, from the exons ATGGCATCGGCGACGCTCTTCCTCGCCCTCCAGTGCGTGCAGTGCGCCACCCTGCAG gtgaagcagcagcagcagaagaagagcaGCAACAAGTGGGTGTGCGTGGTGTGCAACCAGCGCCAGTCCGTGCTCCGCGTCCACGCCCGGGGCTACCGCGCCGCTGACCTCCGCCGCTTCGTGCAGGACGCCAACATGTCCCGCGGCCGCCGCGAGTTCGCCCCTttggccgaggcggcggcggcggccgaggagGAGCGGGATGAGATTCCCAGGGGGGAGAGGCGGATGGACTGGTCCGAGTACCTGGACAGTCCGAGGGAGCAGCGTGATGGCTGGGGCGGCGTAGATGGAG AAACAGATACAGGGATTGAAGTGACAACTGAACTGCCTCAAGAAAGGCCTAAAattcggcctcccaaagcccaaCTGGGTGTAGCAGGAAAGAGACCCAAGCCATCAACAAATCCCACTTTATCCAAGAGGCAGCGGATTGAGCAAGTACCAAGTCCCTGGTCTGCGACTACTACTGCTGAAG CACAAAGATCAAAATGGAGCAAGTATTTGGACCCAATCTTCTCTGGAGAGAGAAATGGTTCGGAGAGCTCTGAGCAGCACTGGACTGAAACTGATCAATATGCCGCTACTGAAGTAGTAGTGGATGAGGAGGTACACCCTGATTTCATCTGA
- the LOC133919346 gene encoding uncharacterized protein LOC133919346 isoform X2 translates to MASATLFLALQCVQCATLQVKQQQQKKSSNKWVCVVCNQRQSVLRVHARGYRAADLRRFVQDANMSRGRREFAPLAEAAAAAEEERDEIPRGERRMDWSEYLDSPREQRDGWGGVDGDTGIEVTTELPQERPKIRPPKAQLGVAGKRPKPSTNPTLSKRQRIEQVPSPWSATTTAEAQRSKWSKYLDPIFSGERNGSESSEQHWTETDQYAATEVVVDEEVHPDFI, encoded by the exons ATGGCATCGGCGACGCTCTTCCTCGCCCTCCAGTGCGTGCAGTGCGCCACCCTGCAG gtgaagcagcagcagcagaagaagagcaGCAACAAGTGGGTGTGCGTGGTGTGCAACCAGCGCCAGTCCGTGCTCCGCGTCCACGCCCGGGGCTACCGCGCCGCTGACCTCCGCCGCTTCGTGCAGGACGCCAACATGTCCCGCGGCCGCCGCGAGTTCGCCCCTttggccgaggcggcggcggcggccgaggagGAGCGGGATGAGATTCCCAGGGGGGAGAGGCGGATGGACTGGTCCGAGTACCTGGACAGTCCGAGGGAGCAGCGTGATGGCTGGGGCGGCGTAGATGGAG ATACAGGGATTGAAGTGACAACTGAACTGCCTCAAGAAAGGCCTAAAattcggcctcccaaagcccaaCTGGGTGTAGCAGGAAAGAGACCCAAGCCATCAACAAATCCCACTTTATCCAAGAGGCAGCGGATTGAGCAAGTACCAAGTCCCTGGTCTGCGACTACTACTGCTGAAG CACAAAGATCAAAATGGAGCAAGTATTTGGACCCAATCTTCTCTGGAGAGAGAAATGGTTCGGAGAGCTCTGAGCAGCACTGGACTGAAACTGATCAATATGCCGCTACTGAAGTAGTAGTGGATGAGGAGGTACACCCTGATTTCATCTGA